One genomic window of Ziziphus jujuba cultivar Dongzao chromosome 4, ASM3175591v1 includes the following:
- the LOC125422178 gene encoding nicastrin isoform X1 codes for MASKFVYFLSFFIFRLHFALAGQTNLMESVPDLHNSMYKVLDGYPCVRLLNLSGEIGCSNPGREKVLAPIIRFKNANELSQSSAILLSMGEFQNFFKRISNDSTFARNVGGVLVESGAEPQNMLKEFSPARKFPQAEFSPYRSTNYKWNPIGSGIMWNAYNFPVFLLSESGTLTLQEEVVRNEKSKKSYTSVVAEFDLVMQTMKAGTHDSESCLKEETCLPLGGYSVWSSLRPINISSSDHSKPIILTMASMDSASFFRDKSLGAESPISGLIALMAAVDALSHVDGLDKLSKQLVFLVSTGEAWGYLGSRRFLLELDLQSDAVRGLNSSLFEMVVEVGSVGKGFNQGIQNFYAHSTGVSSALNKTLDALKRAQDSLKSDNVTISSASASNPGIPPSSLMAFLKKNSLTSGIVLEDFDTVFSNKFYHSHLDELSNVNSSSIVAAASLIARTLYTLASDTKDLSSSSLTAIKVNVSLVEELMGCLLRCDPGLSCELVKKYISPTDTCPSHYVGVIIDEPTSTPYPPYVGDVSRFLWNFLADRTSIPRENTSPVCSEDCSSKGGVCIGAETDGKGVCVVSTTRYVPAYSTRLKFESGTWTVLPPNSSEPIGILDPIWTESNWNVIGLRVYTIQSAAYDRLVLLGGISITILAYLAILITKSIITKAMKQD; via the exons ATGGCCTCCAAGTTCGTCTACTTCCTATCCTTCTTCATTTTCCGCCTCCATTTCGCTCTcgcag GACAGACGAACTTGATGGAGTCAGTTCCAGATCTGCACAATTCTATGTACAAGGTTCTTGATGGATATCCTTGTGTAAGGCTACTCAATCTCTCTGGGGAAATTGGTTGCTCAA ATCCTGGACGGGAGAAGGTTCTGGCTCCCATTATAAGATTCAAAAATGCTAATGAGTTGTCTCAGTCATCTGCAATTTTGCTGTCAATGGgtgaatttcaaaatttttttaaaag aATATCGAATGATTCAACTTTCGCTAGAAATGTTGGCGGTGTTTTAGTTGAATCAGGTGCCGAACCCCAAAATATGCTGAAAG aattttctcCAGCTCGTAAGTTTCCACAAGCAGAATTTTCTCCATACAGAAGCACTAACTACAAGTGGAATCCAATT GGATCTGGTATAATGTGGAATGCATATAATTTTCCTGTATTCCTACTCTCTGAGAGTGGCACATTGACCCTGCAAGAGGAG GTTGTTAGAAATGAGAAAAGCAAGAAATCCTATACCTCTGTTGTGGCCGAATTTGATCTGGTGATGCAG ACAATGAAAGCTGGTACTCATGATTCAGAATCTTGCTTGAAAGAAGAGACTTGCCTTCCATTAGGTGGATACAG TGTATGGTCATCACTTCGACCAATTAATATTTCATCCTCAGACCATTCAAAGCCAATTATTTTGACGATGGCATCAATGGATTCAGCTTCATTCTTCCGGGATAAAAGCCTTGGAGCAGAGTCCCCAATATCT GGGCTAATTGCATTGATGGCAGCAGTTGATGCACTTTCGCATGTGGATGGTTTGGATAAGCTTAGCAAACAG CttgtttttcttgtttcaaCTGGGGAGGCATGGGGTTACCTTGGTAGCAGGAGATTTTTGCTCGAACTTGATCTACAGTCTGATGCTGTTAGGGGCCTTAATAGCTCATTGTTTGAGATG GTTGTGGAAGTTGGATCAGTTGGGAAGGGCTTCAACCAAGGCATTCAAAACTTTTATGCTCACAGTACAGGG GTTTCATCTGCTCTAAACAAAACGTTGGACGCATTGAAGCGTGCTCAAGATTCCCTCAAATCTGACAATGTAACAATTTCGTCAGCAAGTGCTTCAAATCCTGGGATACCTCCATCTTCCTTGATGGCATTTCTGAAAAAG AACTCTCTAACCTCGGGGATTGTATTAGAAGATTTTGATACTGTCTTCTCCAACAAGTTCTACCATAGTCACCTGGATGAATTAT CAAATGTAAACTCTTCATCCATTGTGGCAGCTGCTTCCCTTATAGCTCGCACACTTTACACCCTTGCAAGTGATACTAAAGACCTAAGCAGCTCATCTCTCACTGCTATTAAAGTGAATGTTTCTTTGGTTGAAGAACTTATGGGTTGTCTATTGCGCTGTGATCCTGGTCTCTCTTGTGAGCtggtgaaaaaatatatttcacccACCGATACCTGCCCAAGCCATTATGTTGGTGTTATCATTGATGAACCAACCTCCACGCCTTATCCTCCTTATGTTGGTGATGTTTCAAGGTTTCTGTGGAATTTTCTAGCAGACAGAACATCTATTCCAAGGGAGAATACTAGTCCTGTATGTTCAGAAGATTGCAGCAGCAAAGGTGGAGTGTGCATTGGTGCAGAAACAGATGGAAAAGGAGTTTGTGTTGTATCCACAACCAG ATATGTTCCTGCATACTCAACAAGGTTGAAATTTGAATCTGGAACTTGGACTGTATTGCCTCCAAATTCCTCCGAGCCTATAGGAATATTGGATCCCATCTGGACAGAAAGCAATTGGAATGTTATTGGCCTTCGGGTGTACACCATACAGAGTGCTGCTTATGACCGTCTTGTTTTGCTTGGGGGTATTTCCATTACAATTTTGGCTTATCTTGCAATACTAATTACCAAATCCATCATCACAAAGGCAATGAAGCAAGATTGA
- the LOC125422178 gene encoding nicastrin isoform X2 produces MESVPDLHNSMYKVLDGYPCVRLLNLSGEIGCSNPGREKVLAPIIRFKNANELSQSSAILLSMGEFQNFFKRISNDSTFARNVGGVLVESGAEPQNMLKEFSPARKFPQAEFSPYRSTNYKWNPIGSGIMWNAYNFPVFLLSESGTLTLQEEVVRNEKSKKSYTSVVAEFDLVMQTMKAGTHDSESCLKEETCLPLGGYSVWSSLRPINISSSDHSKPIILTMASMDSASFFRDKSLGAESPISGLIALMAAVDALSHVDGLDKLSKQLVFLVSTGEAWGYLGSRRFLLELDLQSDAVRGLNSSLFEMVVEVGSVGKGFNQGIQNFYAHSTGVSSALNKTLDALKRAQDSLKSDNVTISSASASNPGIPPSSLMAFLKKNSLTSGIVLEDFDTVFSNKFYHSHLDELSNVNSSSIVAAASLIARTLYTLASDTKDLSSSSLTAIKVNVSLVEELMGCLLRCDPGLSCELVKKYISPTDTCPSHYVGVIIDEPTSTPYPPYVGDVSRFLWNFLADRTSIPRENTSPVCSEDCSSKGGVCIGAETDGKGVCVVSTTRYVPAYSTRLKFESGTWTVLPPNSSEPIGILDPIWTESNWNVIGLRVYTIQSAAYDRLVLLGGISITILAYLAILITKSIITKAMKQD; encoded by the exons ATGGAGTCAGTTCCAGATCTGCACAATTCTATGTACAAGGTTCTTGATGGATATCCTTGTGTAAGGCTACTCAATCTCTCTGGGGAAATTGGTTGCTCAA ATCCTGGACGGGAGAAGGTTCTGGCTCCCATTATAAGATTCAAAAATGCTAATGAGTTGTCTCAGTCATCTGCAATTTTGCTGTCAATGGgtgaatttcaaaatttttttaaaag aATATCGAATGATTCAACTTTCGCTAGAAATGTTGGCGGTGTTTTAGTTGAATCAGGTGCCGAACCCCAAAATATGCTGAAAG aattttctcCAGCTCGTAAGTTTCCACAAGCAGAATTTTCTCCATACAGAAGCACTAACTACAAGTGGAATCCAATT GGATCTGGTATAATGTGGAATGCATATAATTTTCCTGTATTCCTACTCTCTGAGAGTGGCACATTGACCCTGCAAGAGGAG GTTGTTAGAAATGAGAAAAGCAAGAAATCCTATACCTCTGTTGTGGCCGAATTTGATCTGGTGATGCAG ACAATGAAAGCTGGTACTCATGATTCAGAATCTTGCTTGAAAGAAGAGACTTGCCTTCCATTAGGTGGATACAG TGTATGGTCATCACTTCGACCAATTAATATTTCATCCTCAGACCATTCAAAGCCAATTATTTTGACGATGGCATCAATGGATTCAGCTTCATTCTTCCGGGATAAAAGCCTTGGAGCAGAGTCCCCAATATCT GGGCTAATTGCATTGATGGCAGCAGTTGATGCACTTTCGCATGTGGATGGTTTGGATAAGCTTAGCAAACAG CttgtttttcttgtttcaaCTGGGGAGGCATGGGGTTACCTTGGTAGCAGGAGATTTTTGCTCGAACTTGATCTACAGTCTGATGCTGTTAGGGGCCTTAATAGCTCATTGTTTGAGATG GTTGTGGAAGTTGGATCAGTTGGGAAGGGCTTCAACCAAGGCATTCAAAACTTTTATGCTCACAGTACAGGG GTTTCATCTGCTCTAAACAAAACGTTGGACGCATTGAAGCGTGCTCAAGATTCCCTCAAATCTGACAATGTAACAATTTCGTCAGCAAGTGCTTCAAATCCTGGGATACCTCCATCTTCCTTGATGGCATTTCTGAAAAAG AACTCTCTAACCTCGGGGATTGTATTAGAAGATTTTGATACTGTCTTCTCCAACAAGTTCTACCATAGTCACCTGGATGAATTAT CAAATGTAAACTCTTCATCCATTGTGGCAGCTGCTTCCCTTATAGCTCGCACACTTTACACCCTTGCAAGTGATACTAAAGACCTAAGCAGCTCATCTCTCACTGCTATTAAAGTGAATGTTTCTTTGGTTGAAGAACTTATGGGTTGTCTATTGCGCTGTGATCCTGGTCTCTCTTGTGAGCtggtgaaaaaatatatttcacccACCGATACCTGCCCAAGCCATTATGTTGGTGTTATCATTGATGAACCAACCTCCACGCCTTATCCTCCTTATGTTGGTGATGTTTCAAGGTTTCTGTGGAATTTTCTAGCAGACAGAACATCTATTCCAAGGGAGAATACTAGTCCTGTATGTTCAGAAGATTGCAGCAGCAAAGGTGGAGTGTGCATTGGTGCAGAAACAGATGGAAAAGGAGTTTGTGTTGTATCCACAACCAG ATATGTTCCTGCATACTCAACAAGGTTGAAATTTGAATCTGGAACTTGGACTGTATTGCCTCCAAATTCCTCCGAGCCTATAGGAATATTGGATCCCATCTGGACAGAAAGCAATTGGAATGTTATTGGCCTTCGGGTGTACACCATACAGAGTGCTGCTTATGACCGTCTTGTTTTGCTTGGGGGTATTTCCATTACAATTTTGGCTTATCTTGCAATACTAATTACCAAATCCATCATCACAAAGGCAATGAAGCAAGATTGA
- the LOC107417369 gene encoding NADH dehydrogenase [ubiquinone] iron-sulfur protein 1, mitochondrial — MGLGLLASKALKPTASRLLSSQNPRSLLFLSRTVTSTPELQKPEQAAQAQPEPTPDLPPRTPLAGARVHFPNPDDAIEVFVDGYPVKIPKGMTVLQACEVAGVDIPRFCYHSRLSIAGNCRMCLVEVEKSPKPVASCAMPALPGMKIKTDTPIAKKAREGVMEFLLMNHPLDCPICDQGGECDLQDQSMAFGSDRGRFTEMKRSVVDKNLGPLVKTVMTRCIQCTRCVRFATEVAGVQDLGMLGRGSGEEIGTYVEKLMTSELSGNVIDICPVGALTSKPFAFKARNWELKGTETIDVTDAVGSNIRIDSRGPEVMRIIPRLNEDINEEWISDKTRFCYDGLKRQRLNDPMIRGADGRFKPVSWRDALAVVAEIAHQVKPEEIVGVAGQLSDAESMMALKDFLNKLGSNNVWCEKNGMFHDADLRSGYLMNTSISDLEKADVFLLVGTQPRVEAAMVNARIRKTVRATHAKVGYIGPPADFNYDHEHLGTGPQTLKEIAEGRHSFSSALSNAKNPVIIVGAGLFNRKDKDAIFSAVEAIAKSAKAVRPDWNGLNVLLLSAGQAAALDLGLVPESENCLESAKFVYLMGADDVNLENIPKDAFVVYQGHHGDQGVYRANVVLPAAAFSEKEGTYENTEGCTQQTVPAVPTVGDARDDWKIIRALSEVAGVRLPYDTLTAIRSRIKTVAPNLLHVDEREPATFSTSLKPQSNQELSSEPFGTAIENFYMTDSITRASKIMAQCSALLLKK, encoded by the exons ATGGGGTTGGGATTGCTAGCCTCCAAGGCCCTCAAGCCTACAGCCTCAAGACTTCTCAGCTCCCAAAACCCAAGAAGCCTCCTCTTCCTCTCCAGAACGGTGACGTCAACCCCGGAGCTCCAGAAGCCGGAACAGGCTGCTCAGGCCCAGCCCGAACCTACGCCGGATCTTCCACCTCGGACGCCGTTGGCCGGAGCCAGAGTCCATTTTCCCAATCCTGATGACGCCATCGAGGTCTTCGTTGATGGATATCCGGTGAAAATCCCCAAGGGGATGACGGTCTTACAGGCCTGCGAGGTCGCCGGTGTTGACATCCCTCGGTTCTGCTACCATAGCCGGCTTTCTATCGCTGGAAACTGCCGTATGTGTCTCGTCGAGGTCGAGAAGTCGCCAAAGCCCGTCGCTTCCTGTGCCATGCCCGCTCTTCCTG GGATGAAAATAAAGACAGATACTCCAATAGCAAAGAAGGCTCGAGAAGGAGTGATGGAATTTTTGCTGATGAATCACCCATTGGATTGTCCAATTTGTGATCAAGGTGGAGAATGTGATCTGCAGGATCAGTCCATGGCATTTGGATCTGACCGTGGCCGGTTTACTGAAATGAAGAGATCTGTGGTGGATAAAAATCTTGGTCCTTTGGTGAAGACTGTAATGACTCGGTGTATCCAGTGTACAAG ATGTGTCAGATTTGCAACTGAGGTTGCTGGAGTTCAGGACCTTGGCATGTTAGGGCGTGGCAGTGGTGAGGAAATTGGGACTTATGTTGAAAAACTCATGACAAGTGAACTTTCTGGCAATGTGATAGATATCTGTCCTGTGGGAGCCCTGACCTCAAAACCTTTTGCATTTAAAGCCCGGAATTGGGAATTGAAGGGCACTGAGACTATTGATGTTACTGATGCTGTAGGATCCAACATTCGAATTGATAGCAGAGGTCCAGAAGTCATGCGCATTATTCCACGGTTAAATGAG GACATAAATGAAGAATGGATATCAGACAAGACTCGTTTTTGTTACGATGGTTTGAAGAGGCAGAGGCTAAATGACCCTATGATTCGTGGTGCTGATGGTCGATTTAAGCCTGTGAGCTGGCGTGATGCCCTTGCAGTGGTTGCTGAGATTGCTCATCAAGTCAAACCGGAGGAAATTGTTGGAGTTGCAGGTCAGCTGTCTGATGCAGAGTCCATGATGGCCCTAAAAGATTTCTTAAACAAATTGGGTTCAAATAATGTATGGTGTGAAAAGAATGGGATGTTCCATGATGCTGATCTCCGCTCTGGGTATCTTATGAATACTAGCATTTCTGATCTTGAGAAGGCAGATGTTTTCCTCTTGGTTGGTACCCAG CCAAGAGTAGAAGCTGCTATGGTAAATGCTAGAATTCGAAAGACAGTTAGAGCTACTCATGCTAAGGTTGGATATATTGGCCCTCCAGCTGATTTTAACTATGATCACGAGCATCTTGGTACAGGCCCTCAAACACTTAAAGAAATTGCAGAGGGTCGCCATTCATTTTCCTCGGCCCTTTCAAATGCCAAAAACCCTGTAATCATTGTTGGCGCTGGGCTTTTTAACAGGAAGGACAAGGATGCAATTTTTTCTGCTGTGGAAGCCATTGCAAAATCAGCTAAAGCTGTCAGGCCTGATTGGAATGGTCTCAATGTATTGCTTCTTAGTGCAGGCCAAGCTGCAGCACTTGACCTTGGACTTGTGCCAGAATCTGAAAATTGCCTCGAGTCGGCAAAATTTGTGTACCTGATGGGTGCAGATGATGTAAACTTGGAGAACATTCCTAAGGATGCCTTTGTGGTTTATCAAGGGCACCATGGCGACCAGGGTGTATATCGTGCCAATGTAGTTTTGCCAGCAGCAGCATTTAGTGAGAAGGAAGGGACATATGAAAATACAGAAGGTTGCACACAACAAACCGTGCCTGCGGTTCCCACAGTCGGTGATGCCCGGGATGATTGGAAGATAATAAGAGCTCTATCTGAGGTGGCAGGGGTCCGTTTGCCCTATGATACACTCACAGCCATTAGGTCTCGGATCAAGACTGTGGCACCGAACCTTTTGCATGTCGACGAGAGAGAGCCAGCTACATTTTCAACTTCATTGAAGCCGCAGTCCAATCAGGAATTAAGTTCAGAACCGTTCGGGACAGCCATTGAGAATTTTTATATGACCGATTCCATTACCAGGGCATCAAAGATAATGGCACAATGCAGTGCGTTGCTGCTAAAGAAGTGA
- the LOC125422179 gene encoding uncharacterized protein LOC125422179, with amino-acid sequence MGAAAVEFLPREYGYVALVLVAYCFLNFWMAFQVGKARKRYKVFYPTLYASESENKDAKIFNCVQRGHQNSLEMMPMFFVLMVLGGLRHPCATSALGILYVVSRFFYFKGYSTGDPQKRLTLGKYGFLAIFGLMGCTISFGVSLLRGG; translated from the exons atgggTGCAGCAGCAGTGGAATTTCTTCCGAGAGAGTACGGATATGTGGCTCTAGTTCTTGTAGCCTATTGCTTCCTCAACTTCTGGATGGCCTTCCAAGTTGGCAAAGCTCGTAAACG GTATAAGGTTTTCTATCCAACTCTTTATGCTTCGGAGTCCGAAAACAAAGACGCGAAGATCTTCAACTGTGTTCAG AGAGGGCACCAGAATTCGCTGGAAATGATGCCGATGTTCTTCGTGTTGATGGTATTGGGAGGGCTGAGGCATCCATGCGCCACGTCTGCATTGGGAATTCTGTATGTTGTCAGTCGTTTTTTCTACTTCAAAGGCTATTCCACCGGTGACCCTCAGAAGCGCCTCACTCTCGG GAAATATGGATTCTTGGCTATCTTCGGGCTGATGGGTTGCACTATTTCGTTTGGGGTTAGTCTTCTTCGTGGTGGATGA
- the LOC125422194 gene encoding uncharacterized protein LOC125422194, with protein sequence MDSEIITHNGGCHCRRVRWRVQAPSRVEAWDCNCSDCSMRGNTHIIVPAERFELSGDSKQFITTYTFGTHTAKHTFCKVCGITSFYYPRSNPDGVSITFRCVDPGTLTHIEVKQYDGRNWEGSYKKAGIASCSKMENVQN encoded by the coding sequence ATGGACTCTGAGATTATAACGCATAATGGTGGTTGCCACTGTCGGAGAGTAAGATGGCGAGTGCAAGCACCTAGCAGGGTGGAAGCTTGGGATTGCAACTGTTCAGACTGTTCTATGAGGGGAAACACCCACATCATTGTTCCAGCTGAGAGATTTGAACTTTCTGGAGACTCCAAACAGTTTATCACAACTTACACTTTTGGAACTCATACCGCAAAGCATACATTTTGTAAGGTTTGTGGCATAACATCATTCTATTATCCTCGTTCGAATCCAGATGGGGTTTCAATTACATTCAGGTGTGTTGACCCTGGTACTCTAACCCATATTGAGGTTAAGCAATATGATGGAAGAAATTGGGAAGGCTCTTACAAGAAGGCAGGTATTGCTTCATGTTCAAAAATGGAGAATGTGCAAAACTAA